AATGACAGTTTATCAAAGTTCTTGGTTCTCTGGTAAGCCATCTCCACCACTTGATGGTTACCCTGCAAGAGGGCTGCTTCTCCAAGCTTCTCCCAACAGGCTTTATCATCAAGTGATTTAGCAGAGTCTAATGCTACCTCAATGTTGCCACATTCAAGTGCAAGAGCAAATCGGGTCTTTtcatctaaaaataataaatccattaaaaaaaaattatagttAGCTATTCAAGTTCTCCTGTCATCATCATTAAAGtctgtctagactatcactATACCATTAtatgacaaaaatgtgatggtagtaatatgacatcatcttactaccatatttgggcacataacatttttttttgtcatataaagtttgatagtacagTATCAAactggtagtgatatgtccaaataatATGATAGTTACATGacattgtcacataaagtttgatagtgtagacagaacttgaATACAGTACTCAAATTTGGTAactacaaaattattaattacctTTAACAAAATGCAAGGCCACTTCTGGATAGCCTTTTTTCTGGAGGTAAGCAATGATTGACTGTCCAACCAGTTTGGCGTTACGAACCATATGCAACACCTCATCGTATTTGCGATGAATCAACGCCAATTTGAATTTGAACTCTGTTGGGTCGATTGTAAGTACTCGGGTTCGGCATTCACGGTCAAGACAGTACACACTTTGACCTTTGACACGAGTGATGTAAATAGGAACGTCTAGTGTTCTGATGATTCCATGATCACTGTAAGGTAacaatttgtttgaaatttgAGGAGCGtaagttttaaatttctaaGTTAGTAAGCAAGGTAGGAGACAGCAATTACATGATAAAATAAGATACTTACCCATTGGTGATAGCATATTTTATGTGGTTACTGGTAGTGTAGATGAACACCCCACTCTCATCCCAAGCACCGCTCTTTACACGAATATTCTCATGAATCGTGCAGAGGCTTTCCAACTTGCGGTTACAAATTGCAATGGCTGAAAAACAAACAGTTCAAAAAACATTCATAGCTGTAAGCCCTTGTTTGGACACCCTGATTGAGGTGGCCCCTATTAGGAGACACCTGTAAAACAAGCAAGGGGAAATATGTGTTATAACACTTTGGTCAATACCTATTCAAGGAAAAATAGACACCTCTTTGGACACCACGATTAATGGTGACACCCCTAtcaggggcggattgctataagtGGTCTATAAAcggtcttagcgcttagccggctataattcgtgacgtagcaagtagtctttatttatagaccattgctataccgcggtctaacctgtaaacggtctttaaaattaaagcctactcgaaggagtcttaaaacagtcttaaacctctctttttgttgcttttacgtattatttatcgtcaaagacaaccaattgaacgagttttaaaactcaggtacaggcatgaattttaaatataatatttggttaattgtacataaatcaaatatttgtaacagaaatcaagacgaaaaaacatgaatttcccttaatatggtcaaatacaaaatttggcaaaattcttccataaaaaccaggaagactttttttcagtagttaggtagttaacctaatgtaataacatgtctggtgactccctagacggtgaaaaaaggtggtggatatacggtggataatttttgctatagcatgaaaataaaaatctgaagttgaataaaaatatcagaaatgtatattcaagttatattacctatatttagtgaTCTGATAACATtgtttaccacaccgtttatttttcaaggctttttaaaatgcctctctatttacaaaatttgtgtataaaagaatagagattttactgtgtaagttgaactatccccccactgataagaaagtgcttatttttaacaagctcgtgtaacaaaaataaaatcccaaaaattatgaaacataggggaaactatagatcgataattattggaatgtatgatcaatagaaattttttgcccgttCCTGGCctttaagtgttaaatcaaataataacggtgattttattcttatataggcctaggatGGATTTTCTCgcgtagaaatgtacgtactgtttatgattgtgaattgaacaagcgcgacgaacattaccttatttggtattctacgcgcaaagtacgccctctttttgttattttacgCGGTCTTATccaagactgttttatagcaatggtctatcagGAGTGGCTTTAAtaagaccgtctatctgataaagccggctttaatcggggagttaagaccatcagttaagactgttttatagcaatccaccTCAGGAGACACACCTGTGAACAAGCAAGGGGCAAtgtgtgttttaattttattattcaagGAACACCTCATTTTCATTCATGCGAGATAAATCTTTATCTAAAAGAATGGAGCCTTATAACTTACTGTGTTTACTGAGCAGGGCAACATGTGTCATATCAGATGTCCAGACAGCATACTTGGCCTTAGCAATCTTAACAGAGCCTAGGCTACGCTTCTGTTGCACATCAAACAAAGTGACAGCATCAGGGTCTCTCAACAGCAACATTCCAGTTCCTGCATAAAAAATCTCATCACATGATGGTGTTTCCACTTTCTTAGTTACTTCATTTTTCAAGTTCTTGATGATAACCTAAATGAGACACAATGATATGGTTCACCGAACAGCAAATGGAAATAGAGTGATTACTTTACATCCTTTAAAACTACAGTGGAAACTTCTCCTTTGGGACACACTATTCAAGGGAGACCCCTCTTAAAGGGACATTTTCCAGTGAAATGAAGAGGGCAATACATGTTTTAGTACTATGGCCattcaggagacacccctattaaagggacactttcttgGTTTGTTTACCTTACCCTTACCTTAATGAGGCATTAGCTAAACTATAAGTCTAAACATCTACTTGGCCTACTTACAGCATGAGACCTGTCGAGCACAGCAAATCGGTTTCGAGCAACCCACACAGCATTCAGGCCTGCTGATCGTTTGCCTTCTggaactaaaaataaaaagtgtgatgtacccaaatattgtagtgatatgcttaaatatggtagtgatatgtttaaatatggtagtgatatgacatcattatatccatatatgggcacatatgTTTATTTGACGGTAGTATAAAACATAGTTACTTACAATCTGGACTAGCTGAATCAACATTCTTGGGTACTTGATAAAGGTCGTATGTGCTGTTGTCCACTTGAGGTGTTCTCTGTAAAATTACATATTATGATCTCAATTTACTTGATATATAAATTTTCAGATATGgatatttatacaattattaggATTAAAggatgtaatttattttatttattcaggaataatttaaacattttataaaaagcATTTGTCTGAACATATTGTATTCCCACAAATTCAACAACTAAACAAGAATTTATATCAAATCTACACATACAATTTTAACATGCAAAAAAGacataatattgaaatataaatttatttatatttataatattgattttttaacgGTCCTTACTATAAATTCTTAACTTTCAAGCTTCCATATTATGGAATACTTACTTAGgttcatttttaaattcatacaAAACTTTTCAGGAAAAAAACTGAATACTTACAGTAATAACAAGTATAGCATTTTCGGCTTGATTATACGACATGCTGACAATCGTTCCTTTGGTTCCGCCGCGTAATTGCATCATGGGAACGTCTTTGGATGTTGTGGAATCAAAACGACGAAGGAACCGTTCCTTGACATAGTACAGAAGGTTTCCTTGTACAGCATATGCTGGTCTTTCACGCTCCAATTTAAAGACAATCATACCACTGTCGTGACCTGAAATGTCAGACAGAGTTTTGAATTAGTTAAGCTTTTTGATGTGGGGTCAAATTGCAGTCCGGCTCCTGGCCGAGTTCGTGTTAGATGGCGTATATAGCATTAAAAACTTTCGTTTTTAGGAACTGCAACGCGGCTACATGCATATTAAGTAAAAAGTTTGGTATGAGCTGCGTTGTGAAAACGAAAGATTGAGACTAAGATTATATTTGTCTCGCCGGCACCTGAATCGAAGGTGTGAAAGGGCCTTTAATCAAAATGGGCACATACCTGCTGCAAACAGGTTAAGGGTAGGATGAGCGTTCACAACCCAGAAACGATCATGTTCTCGTCGGAATGTGTTTAGGCAAGATCGCTTGGACATGTCCCAGACTCGGATGCTCTTGTCCTCTGAGTTGGTAATGATCAGTTCCTGTCTCGGGTGGAACAATACACATGAGACGTTGTTGTAATGACCTCTACACGTGTCTACCTCCCAAGCCTTGGCAtctggaatttaaaaaaaatcttattagaaataaagatgaataaattaagtttaaaatttagaatCACAATGACggctttttgttttgttttcaacGATTGATTTATATCATATTGGTATTAATTGCTACTAACTGCTACATAACTCACCATTCATTCTCCACAACTTGACATAACGGTCATCTGCTGCTGAAACAATCAATGGCATTGTGGGATGGAAGGCAACCCAGTTTACGCCTCTATCATGACCCTAAAGAATAAGATAAAACATTCAATGCAACTTATAGTATAGATAATAAGGAATAAAATGAGCTATTGTGTACACAGCATACTTCCTAATAAGAAATATTGTCTTTTTCTTGTAGCTAGTTACTATCAAAGTTTCAATCTTTTATATTATAGCAGCCTATTACATCTTTACATATTACCTACTGAGAACATATCAAAAGAAACAAGAAACCTTAGAAATACTTACCTCGAGGACATGTTTAACTGTAGCATCACTTGTTCCAAAAAGGTCAGGTGTAATTGGGTTGCGTAGATGATCATCTAGGCCTGCTGGTCCTGGTGCTACGTTTTTCTTCCTAAGGCCTAacataaattcaataaaaacaatcgTGTCAGAATACAATATATCAAATATAtgaaattacacaaaccaagtGGTGTTGTGGTgtctatgagtgccgcttaTCTGGATAAACCAAAAATAGCCTATCCCTCTGAAAAGAGGAATACATTACGAAAAGAACtttaacatataaatatatatcgcACCCCCGTCAGAAAATGGTATGGTCCATTCCAGAGTgccaaaaatgtattgttttagtCATTTCAGATTATTTGCTTACCTGAAATGTCCCATACACGAACGGTTTGATCCAATGAAGCAGACACAACAAGATCCTCAGTTGGGTGAAAGTTTGCACACATTACATAATGATTATGACCAGTCAAGACACTGAAAAAGAACATCACTACAACTGTTAGCCTTTTGAGGGATACATACATTTTAACAGAAACCTGATTTGTCAGTTGTAACCCTACTTACCAAATACAACCTCTAGATTGCCAATTCCAAATCCTGATTGTCTGGTCATCAGAAGCACTCAGAATCCATGGATACtcctacaaacaaaataaataaacttattatttaCATGAGGCCTCAGACTTTTGATGTCATATGGAGGTACTATCTGCATATGACAGTTTAGTTTGGACATTTTTCTCAAGTCGTCACACtcaatttgatttgatttggtCCTCACAAGTCAGAAGGTTTCTAATATCATAGATTTTGAACCCATGCTGTGAATTTCTTTCATCGTTTAAAAGTACACTAGCAAACGTTCAGAATCGCCTGGGCTAACAGAATTAATATGATGGAACGTACATGATGGAAGAAGGTTGTTCTAATGTAGTCAAGATGTCCCAGCAATGTAAACAGGCATCGCTTCATTTTGTAGTTCCACACTTTGATCTTGTAGTCGTCACCTCCGGAAACGAAGAGAGGTTGCTGAGTGTGAAAGCAAATACCACGCACTGGGCCGTCATGCTCATCAAACTTTTCAAGAAGTGTGCACATACGGTAGTCCCAAAGTTGGATTACACCATTGTGAAGACTGGTAAGGATCCATGGTCTGTTCGGGTGAAAAGACAGTCCTGTAGGAAGGGAAagacatgatgatgatgcagATGTCGAAAGATGATGActtgaaatattaaattaggCCACCTAGCTAGGCAAACAAAGcaaagtacagtaggcctaagctTAGCGAATACAGATCACTCCAGCCGCGCTTCAATCCGGCTGCGTTTCATTCCGGTCGCAGCTATGAGTCTTTTACAACCGAAACACGTTTTTTGtagagaatcaaaataaacattatttgattatttgaaataaattaattaatattttacatattgttattaactataattagtaagtacgggtactggcaagataaagtgttataaaaataaggtttttaactaatttttaatgttaatgtaaagctataaaatgtacatagaaagaaattaaatattgttatttaagcattaattagacgggtatttgattatttgaaaggaaaaagttaagttaagtttagtttgaaagaaaaagcagttccaacttctttgaaaaaagtaaaattgttgctaataaatattcaactaggctagttccatttaaattcttttttcttttaattctttttgTCACCAAGAATTTGTTATAACACTGAACAATATAGAAAAACGTAGATATGGGCGCTCCATACTATTAACGGCCACTTTGCACAGGAAGTCGAATTGAATAGCGGCCGGAGTGCATAACATCGCGCTAAACTGATACGGCGGCCGGAGTGATCGGCTTCCAGCTTAGCTAGGTTACacaatctttctttttttgtactGTTCTTTTCTTTCtgactagcctagcctagctagcctcgTAATAAGACCTTTCGattttagcctaggcctaactatgCTAGCCTAAAGGGCCTATAATGCCTCTACTAGGCCCTCTAAGACTACTAGGCCATAGGCTGCTATAGACCCTACAAACATtactttattaggcctagctactagTAGGCCCTAGTggaaggcctaggcctagcccgggcctagcctagctagcttagTTAATAGTAGGTAGCTGAGCAAACATGATTTTTATGCCCTAAAATTACCTTTTACCCTTGCAGACTTAGTTTCAAATTTTGTCAGCATTTTATTTATGTTCGCATGTGTCTTTAAAATCTCAAATGCATGAAAATAacgtaattttaccaactttaacCCGGTGAGTATGTCTAAAAAAACCCACCGATAATATCGCGAGACACGTCACACACTTACACGTGAACTTATCAAAAGAGGGCGGTGTGTAACAAAAAAAACTCCgtcacaaaatattatttttgctgtcaaaaaaaaataagtttcAAGTGTGTAACAACACGTCGGTGGCGACTGAGCAAGTACGTggaatataaataatgttacatCACTggatttctttaaaattataaCTAAACAATGGTATGTATTATCTTATAATAGTATAAAGTGTGTGTACTTTTATTTACTTAAAttttacaattgtatttttagagttacaacaaaatataaaattgatcGGTTGATCGTCTGCTTCTGCAGTTGAGCACACCGTATGTACTTAGTCTAGTGTGATGCATGCCGCACAAAAGGAACAATGGATAGGTTACGCAACCTCCAGTCTGGAGGAATGTCTGCAGGGGCCTACATCCAGGGCCATATGGCTGTACTGTACTACGTCTGTTGTGTCTGTGTAATGAGCATCTTTTAGTCACTGACTGATGATGTTGCCTATCCAACCTGTGCTTACAAAAGAGAGTGTCTCGGCTACAGTAGTACTTAGAGTGTACTGgttcatcatcatcctcatcttGCCttcatcaataaaaacaattaatactatgATGAAGAATCAAAGAGTAAACTATGAAATACTAAAGTTTGGACATCTCGGCTCATAGACATAGGTCGATTTACAATGCAAAAGTAGGCTTGATACCACTTTTAGACGCCCTGAGAAGTCTCAGTAGTAGATGTGCTACATTTGCGCGTGCACAAGGAATGTAATGATACACGCTACCGAAATTACTTAAAGTTTGCaagtaaaaattatttatatttatgattatataCATGATTGCCGCTTTTTACTTTCACAAATTTGCACTAACTGTAATAGTCTACTTCAGGAAAATGGGGTGATGTATCGTATTAATTAGCATCGTGTGGACGTTCAtccataattaatttttatttctgatGTAACTTTTCATCAGACTACAGTATCATAACTATACTATCATGTTAATTATTGGTTCAGTAGACCTATTGTCAAAGAACCTTGTTCttatttgcattcaaaacaataAACCAACTAATTTATCTGTTGTAACCTTCAAACTATTTCACTCAAGAAACCTACAAGGTCCATTTAATAGGATCTTTACTTCAAGATATGCACAGAAAATAAATGGTAGCAAAAATGAAACTAACAATTTACTATTACGTTTTTAGATACCGGTAGGcttaatatgtacagtagttatTCAACAATTTCTGCTACCTTTTCACAGTTGAACAATCCAGCAGCCTAtgatatcaatattatattgattCTTTAAAACCTTCTGTTCGAGTTTGCATTGCcattaaatattatg
This region of Antedon mediterranea chromosome 8, ecAntMedi1.1, whole genome shotgun sequence genomic DNA includes:
- the LOC140056336 gene encoding coatomer subunit alpha-like, giving the protein MLTKFETKSARVKGLSFHPNRPWILTSLHNGVIQLWDYRMCTLLEKFDEHDGPVRGICFHTQQPLFVSGGDDYKIKVWNYKMKRCLFTLLGHLDYIRTTFFHHEYPWILSASDDQTIRIWNWQSRGCICVLTGHNHYVMCANFHPTEDLVVSASLDQTVRVWDISGLRKKNVAPGPAGLDDHLRNPITPDLFGTSDATVKHVLEGHDRGVNWVAFHPTMPLIVSAADDRYVKLWRMNDAKAWEVDTCRGHYNNVSCVLFHPRQELIITNSEDKSIRVWDMSKRSCLNTFRREHDRFWVVNAHPTLNLFAAGHDSGMIVFKLERERPAYAVQGNLLYYVKERFLRRFDSTTSKDVPMMQLRGGTKGTIVSMSYNQAENAILVITRTPQVDNSTYDLYQVPKNVDSASPDFPEGKRSAGLNAVWVARNRFAVLDRSHAVIIKNLKNEVTKKVETPSCDEIFYAGTGMLLLRDPDAVTLFDVQQKRSLGSVKIAKAKYAVWTSDMTHVALLSKHTIAICNRKLESLCTIHENIRVKSGAWDESGVFIYTTSNHIKYAITNGDHGIIRTLDVPIYITRVKGQSVYCLDRECRTRVLTIDPTEFKFKLALIHRKYDEVLHMVRNAKLVGQSIIAYLQKKGYPEVALHFVKDEKTRFALALECGNIEVALDSAKSLDDKACWEKLGEAALLQGNHQVVEMAYQRTKNFDKLSFLYVITGNLEKLRKMMKIAEIRKDTSGQYQNALYLGDVNERVKILKSCGQKSLAYLTAATHGLEDEAEELKAEFDPETDKIPEVDPNAELLQPCLPVLQSEENWPLLTVTKGFFDSSVKKGGVSTAMDANFAAADDGGGDGWGADADLDVDDDEMGGDDGLLVGDDDEQGGGWDVDDDELDLPPDLDVGPMPGGGDEGFFTPPTKGMSQTQVWTGNSQLPVDHILAGSFETATRLLHDQVGVVDFTPYKSLFIQTYARSRTCYMGLPSLPPLMGYPHRNWREAGARSGMAAVGLKLNDLVQRLQLAYQCTTQGKFAEAVEKFRSILLSVPLLVVETKQDITEAQQLIGICKEYILGLSLERKRKEMPKGGGIEGMKRNCEMAAYFTHCNLQPVHQILTLRTALNLFFKLKNFKTAASFARRLLELGPKPDVAQQTRKILQACEKSPTDAHKLNYDEHNPFDICGSSYQPIYRGKPVEKCPLSGTCYLPKFKGDICNVTLCTEIGKDTKGLRISILQFR